GAGAAATAAAAGTAGCCCCGAGGAAAGAGGAAAATCAGTTTCCAGGTTTCAGAGTGGGAGCCCAAAGCCCTCGGCTGGACAAAAAGGTAAGCAGGACACTGACATGCAAATTAATTGTGAGTTTTTCCACTGTCTAAACAATTATTTCACATGTAAGGTAAGAGAAATGACAACCTTGACACCAACCTaaggctgggaaatatatcgatttttttaaagatatatcgatatattttcaaacgaGATATAGGGCAAGACAATATCATTAATATCGAAATAGttaatgttgcattaaaataactttacagAGGTGCCGGGTCACTTTTTTCtaatctcactgatgatgactgactgtctgtccctcttaaccctgctcctcctctctctctctctctctctctctctctctctctctctctctctctcttttattgtatttaaggaacatttttattttaaaatagcCTATTACGTTTTAAATCACAAAAAGGTAGTtcattttccatgtgttttcactgtttataaaatacatatcgatatatatatcgagtatctcCATTCCgctaatcaatatcaagatatgagttttggtccatatcgcccagccctgcAACAACCCTCACATTAAAATTTCAAAactaatatattattatttaacacaATCTCGATAATTGAGTCGATACATTGTAGCTTAAATGTGACAAAAATATTTTCCCAAGTGATCAGAATCCTGTTATAGCATTTTAAAATGGTCTGTCTCCTTTCATTCAAAgcataaagctgttttttttcccccccttttttgaGACCGTGACCTACATATTTTTAGGTGTTTTTTTGAATCCAGTAATAAATGTTATAGTTAACTCCTGCCTTTGTTATCTTTCCAGTGAAAGATGCTGGCAGAGACTTTACCTACCTGATCATTGTACTCATCGGGCTCGGAGTGACAGGTGACAATGCTCTCACGATTTCAAGCATCTCCATTAAGGTTTAAGATCTTATCACAAGTCAGATAACAGATCCTGCTACTGATATTAATATTGTTGgttctgtgtttcaggtggGCTGCTGTATGTGGTGTTTCAGGAGCTTTTTTCTTCAACAAGTCCAAATAAAATCTACGGGAAAGCCTACAACAAAGTCAGGTTGGATCCAGAGGTAAGCCAAACAGTGTCCATGTTCTTAGTCTATAATGCTAAagcgtgattttttttttttaaattaccacAACGTCTTTTCTTAGAGGTGTTCCTGAGCCTTTGCAGTGATGTCCatcacaaaatgtgaaacaataTCGCTGTTTGGCCTTGTCCCCTGCTTACAGACATTCTCTGAATCTCTTTACAATTTCAcatgtactttattttatttttggcagCACAGTCTTCCACAGAGAGGTGAACCCCTCCCCATCCTTAATTCAGATAGACTCCTTCTCTCTgggatgctctttttttttatacccaaACAAGTCTCTAACTTGTGTCAGGAAACCCTTTTATTACTGATAGATGCTCCATCAGGTGTTCATTCCAAGCATTTCATAACTTTACCAGTCTTACTTTGTCACTGTCCCAACTTTTGTGACACATGTTGCTGCCTCTTAATTTAAAACTGCAGGTGTATCATTTTcccaaaacaatgacatttttcagtttcaacaatcgacatgtttttaatcttttttaataaatatgaagtcctaatgtttttaaaaaaaaagacattttgttttcagtacTGTAATGTATGTTAGCTAGCTCTAAATGTGGTATGACTGTGAGCTTTACAAAAGAATACTTTTGCAACCAAAGGGAAAGTCTTTGAAGTCATCCCCTGTGAAAAAGTATGATGTAATGAAACATTTGTGTCTGTTGAAAATGAAGGTGATTGGCGCATTTGGGGAGCCAATCAAGTGTTACGGGGAGACCACCCGTCGAGGAAGGAGGCAACAAGTCAGGTGGGATTTTTGTCTTTACTCTGCTCATATGAAGTGTTTATTTGCACTTTGGCTAATGAATGAATGGCGCATTTCTAGCTGGTTCAAGGGTTTAAAATTATACTACTTTTGTGTGCTAGCTAATAAACTAATTAAATAACATGAAAGTCTTCCATCAAGTCAAGAGTAGTCGTGCTTagcatcctttaaaaaaaacaagacatatgTTGGAACTTTAGTTTTAAATAGGATCTACAGTTTTAGACATGGGTAAGCATATGTGAGTAGGTGGTAGTGCTGAGGTAATGCAATAATTTGTActaatgtgtgggtgtgtgtttccGCTGTAGTCACTTTGAGTACCTGAAGGATGGACGGAAGTACATGCAACTAAAGTTTTACATCGAAGGCTCTGAGCCAGGCCTCAAGGGAACTGTACACTCGGAGTCAAAGGAGGTTTGTATGATTGTTTTTCACATGGATGTGACATACCAAAGAAtttctgttgatgtttagcCAGCCCATTTTGTAAGAATAAGACTTTTGACTTAACGGCCATCCTTTCAtaagacttttaaaatgttattttgactcttgtaacttgtgtttttacagGATCCTGAAACTGGAAAATATGAGTTCCGTTACATCGTTGTGGAAGTAGACACTTACCCAAGAAGAACCATCATTGTGGAAGATAACCGTAAAAGCACATAAATGACTCAGAAGTGTCACGCTACTGAAAAAGCAATTTTGTTCCTAAATTTCAGGGATTTTATGGACTAAGCCAAAGTTTATGTTGAACTTCAGTTGATTACTTAATGTTATGTTAAACATAAGCAGTTTTGACTGATTCAAACTTTGCAAAGCCAACATACTGGTCATAAATTGGTGAAGAGCTCTGCAAAGCACAGCCTCTCTTACTATAAATGATCACGTATTCTTATACTAAATGGTTAATAAATCATACACGTGACACTAAAGGATGGCTTgagttttaaatgatttttacCATGAAAGCTATTTACCGGTAATTGGATTTAAAATATCCATGATATGCATGGAACCCGATGGAGCCaagcattttctttaaatacagCATCAGTGTTGTCTTATCTCAGTGAATGTTGGGTTAAACTATGAAACCCTTTGGATTGGATGCGTGGTTTCAATTGGGTGTTTGGTATTTCAATAAAATTAATACACTTTGTCAGATCTGGAAATACTTCTACTAACCTTTTGTTTGTtcggaaaacatttttttttttcaacttccaTGTTCGCTTTTCTGACTGCAAATCTGCATTTGGTTGTCTGGAATTGGTTGGTTGTATTACAAGGCAATGACCACTAGATGGCGTTAAGGAATCAAGAAATAGAACAAGACATGACCccttcgatttttttttttataccatcTCATTTATTGtcactttgtatttaaaagtgtattttaaataGTTTGTTATAGACTAAATATTATCACAGTGACATGGAACTGAACATCAGACTACTGTGCTACCTTCATAGATCCCCGGAAATGATATTTTAAACCAATTATAAAACGATCCAACCCAGGTCGTAAAAGTCATTAGACTATCAGCTGCAGTCTTTCCGGCAATGACTCtctctattttcattttctattgTTTTATAAATCGCTACTTGTCTTTGGTGTAAAGTTTATGAAAAGGCAATTTCTAAATGCGGTTTCTAAAagcaacaaccaccacagctgaATGTCAAAACTAACCGAATAGTTACGTCAGTTTTACGGTGGTGCAGTTTACGGGAAGGC
This is a stretch of genomic DNA from Labrus bergylta chromosome 20, fLabBer1.1, whole genome shotgun sequence. It encodes these proteins:
- the timm21 gene encoding mitochondrial import inner membrane translocase subunit Tim21-like; amino-acid sequence: MNMAYAQILRALHRNLQQKASGYSMQRCLLIHTQGTASAGSRLTFQRTGEAPGSVVPALSCFLQVQRRRGFSLDSTARNKSSPEERGKSVSRFQSGSPKPSAGQKVKDAGRDFTYLIIVLIGLGVTGGLLYVVFQELFSSTSPNKIYGKAYNKVRLDPEVIGAFGEPIKCYGETTRRGRRQQVSHFEYLKDGRKYMQLKFYIEGSEPGLKGTVHSESKEDPETGKYEFRYIVVEVDTYPRRTIIVEDNRKST